TTCTCCCTGCAGGAGCTGCGATTACTGCTCTTCGTTCCAATATCCCAGCTATCAGTGAGTACATTTTCAGCCGTGTTGACGAAAACTTTGTCAGCCGCATGAAAAGTTCTGATAATGGAATTATCCTCGGCGGGGAAAACTACGGACAGGGCTCAAGCCGCGAACACGCTGCTCTCGGACCTCGTCACTTGGGAGTTGTAGCTGTTATTGTTAAGTCTCTAGCTCGCATCCACAGAGCAAATCTTATCAATTTCGGTATTCTACCCCTTGTACTATCTTCCAAGAGCGATTACGACAAGCTATCCGAAGGAAGCGGGCTTACCTTGGACACAACATCTTTGACCCCCGGCGGAGTGGCAGAAATGACTGCAACTGACGGAACAAAGATCAAGGTTGCAAACGACCTTTCCGAAAAGGAACTAGCTATCATCCTAGCTGGCGGGCTGCTCAACTATGTTGGCGGCAAACTGTAAATAAGAATCAAAATATCAGCCGGATCCTTTGATCCGGCTGATATTCCGTACCTGTATATAAACACTAAAGGCAGCAGTAAGCTGCACATTTGAGAATGGAGACGTTCATGCTGGACATTATGCGCCAAAACGCACAAGGCTGGGGCATCAAAGTTTTATTCGGTATTATTATCCTGGTCTTCATCTTTGCCTTCGGCATGAGCGGATTTGACGGTAATACTGATCCTGTTATCGCCTACGTAAACGAAGAGCCTATTCCAACTAAGGAATTCAGGCAGATTTACCGCCAGACAGCTGAGATCCTCAGAGAGCAGAACCCAAACCTCGACACTGAGCAATTGCAGTCTCCTGATTTCAAAAAAGCAATCTTGAATCAGCTAATCAACTCAAAAATTCTTGAAGCTGAAGCAAGACGCCTTGGAATTTCGATCTCTAATAGCGAACTGTACTTCGAGATCAGTCGCATTCCTGCTTTTGCCAACACAGAAGGTAAATTCGATAATTCACTTTACCAAAGATATTTACAGGGCAGACAGATGTCAGCCGCTACCTTTGAAAAAGATATGCGCAACAGCAATCTTATTCAGAAAATTCAGGAATACGTAACAATCCCTGTACGTCCTACTGAATCTCAGGCTCGGGAACTTTTCAACTGGGCTGGCGAGAAAGCACAGATCGACTACTATTATGTATCCGGTGCTGACTTTATTGACCAAGCAAAGGTTGAAGATAAAGCTGTTGAGGAATACTACAAAGCTAATCCTCAAAGCTTCACCATTCCCGGTCGTAGTATAATTGAGTACATTTCTTTTACTCCTGACGAGCTTTCTGTTTATGAAAATGTCAGCCCAGAAGAAATCAAATCCTACTACGAAGCAAACAAAGATCAGTTTAAACAGGATGATCAGGTTAATGCCCGTCACATCCTTCTTTTAGTTGATGAAAATGCATCCGATGCTGACATCGCTAAAGCTGAAAAAAGCATAAAAAAAATCTACGCCAAAGCGAAAGCTGGTGAAGACTTTAGCAAACTCGCTAGCAAATATTCAGAAGGACCAAGCAAGACAAAAGGCGGAGAGCTAGGATGGTTCAGCCGCGGTGCAATGGTTAAACCTTTTGAAGACGCTGCATTCGGCTTGAAGAAAGGCCAGATCAGTGAGCCTGTCCGCACTCGCTTCGGATTCCATATCATCAAAGCTGAAG
This window of the Maridesulfovibrio frigidus DSM 17176 genome carries:
- a CDS encoding peptidylprolyl isomerase, producing MLDIMRQNAQGWGIKVLFGIIILVFIFAFGMSGFDGNTDPVIAYVNEEPIPTKEFRQIYRQTAEILREQNPNLDTEQLQSPDFKKAILNQLINSKILEAEARRLGISISNSELYFEISRIPAFANTEGKFDNSLYQRYLQGRQMSAATFEKDMRNSNLIQKIQEYVTIPVRPTESQARELFNWAGEKAQIDYYYVSGADFIDQAKVEDKAVEEYYKANPQSFTIPGRSIIEYISFTPDELSVYENVSPEEIKSYYEANKDQFKQDDQVNARHILLLVDENASDADIAKAEKSIKKIYAKAKAGEDFSKLASKYSEGPSKTKGGELGWFSRGAMVKPFEDAAFGLKKGQISEPVRTRFGFHIIKAEDVRKAGEQKLEQVETDVKNIIANEKAADSITAKLDHAIDLVSSEMKLEQVGVELEVAVKKSEQATIENLTRAFGMKEDAARTILSLAKGATTEMPIAVDNGYLIAQKVQDVPSSVSPLEDVQKDIKEFLAQQQAMNLAKAKATIIMGKLVTPATAEQELKSIKKDLKTSEAFGRDGFIAGLGMNPKLAEVAFAASKDAWLTQTFELPGGFIVARLDERMPPSDELWESQKQAILSSMERQQANEVINSFVAELRARAKVEVVRPDLLN